One part of the Caproiciproducens sp. CPB-2 genome encodes these proteins:
- a CDS encoding amidohydrolase/deacetylase family metallohydrolase, translated as MKVLTIKKGRLISPVNGYHGDVRDILVRDGVIAAVGDSIDPQGTVVDARGCIVTPGFIDIHTHCYPKVSLGMEPDELGIRRGSTAILDAGSSGADNYEDFRENYIEKSGTKVFTLLNLAKEGLTHGHELSDRKNIDIPRLKEMLQKYPDNIVGLKARASASVVCAMGLEPIALAVRTAREVGKPLMVHVGNRPPEFTEVLDLLQKNDVVTHSFHGKAGGILDEEGHVIPQARRARERGVQFDVGHGVASFSFRVFERALRDGFDCDMISTDLHIENYNGPVYSLAAVVSKTINCGEELENAVAKCTSVPARHFGLKGLGEIVVGMTADFNVMELTSCEETVLDSIGDSLKLKQKLVLKKTIYSRGNESAIMEHAVK; from the coding sequence ATGAAAGTACTAACGATCAAAAAGGGGAGGCTGATTTCCCCGGTTAACGGATATCACGGGGATGTCAGGGATATTCTGGTCAGGGACGGAGTCATCGCGGCAGTCGGGGATTCCATCGATCCCCAGGGGACCGTCGTCGATGCACGGGGATGTATCGTTACCCCCGGCTTCATCGATATCCATACGCACTGTTACCCGAAGGTATCGCTGGGAATGGAACCGGATGAGCTGGGTATCCGGCGGGGGTCTACGGCGATTCTGGACGCCGGGAGCAGCGGCGCGGACAATTACGAGGATTTCCGGGAGAACTATATTGAAAAAAGCGGAACAAAAGTATTTACCCTTTTAAACCTCGCCAAAGAAGGGCTCACCCACGGCCATGAGCTGAGCGACAGGAAGAATATCGACATTCCCCGGCTGAAGGAGATGCTCCAAAAATATCCGGACAACATCGTGGGGCTGAAGGCCAGAGCCAGCGCCAGCGTCGTCTGCGCCATGGGGCTGGAGCCCATCGCGCTTGCGGTCAGGACGGCCCGCGAGGTGGGCAAGCCGCTGATGGTGCACGTCGGGAACCGCCCTCCGGAATTTACGGAGGTGCTGGACCTGCTGCAGAAAAACGATGTCGTGACCCACTCCTTCCACGGAAAGGCGGGCGGCATCCTCGACGAAGAGGGACATGTGATCCCACAGGCGCGCAGGGCCAGGGAAAGGGGAGTCCAGTTTGATGTGGGCCACGGAGTCGCGAGCTTCAGCTTCCGCGTGTTTGAGCGGGCGCTGAGGGACGGTTTCGACTGCGATATGATCTCTACCGATTTACATATTGAAAATTATAACGGGCCTGTTTACAGCCTGGCGGCTGTTGTCAGCAAGACCATCAACTGCGGGGAAGAGCTGGAAAACGCGGTGGCGAAGTGCACCAGCGTACCGGCCAGACATTTCGGCCTGAAAGGGCTGGGGGAGATCGTCGTCGGCATGACCGCCGACTTTAACGTTATGGAACTGACGTCCTGCGAGGAAACCGTGCTGGATTCCATCGGCGATTCCCTGAAACTGAAACAAAAGCTTGTATTAAAGAAAACGATATACAGTAGAGGTAATGAAAGTGCAATCATGGAACACGCTGTTAAATGA
- a CDS encoding PRD domain-containing protein, which translates to MKVQSWNTLLNESKLDISVKNEFIRCYREAKEKLKSYGIVMDEEADFMFANHILALLKRVKTRSFVEDMEEEDFEQVPQKVYDMAEDIVGGLFEKEHLPINQTEVFLVATHIEMTIQKTKGGTEQ; encoded by the coding sequence ATGAAAGTGCAATCATGGAACACGCTGTTAAATGAAAGTAAGCTGGATATCTCTGTAAAAAACGAGTTTATCCGGTGCTATCGGGAAGCAAAGGAAAAATTGAAATCGTATGGGATCGTGATGGATGAAGAGGCGGACTTCATGTTCGCAAACCATATCCTGGCTTTGCTCAAAAGGGTAAAGACCCGTTCGTTTGTAGAGGATATGGAAGAGGAAGATTTCGAACAGGTGCCCCAAAAAGTGTATGACATGGCGGAAGACATTGTCGGGGGCTTGTTTGAAAAAGAACATCTGCCCATCAATCAAACAGAAGTATTTCTTGTGGCAACCCATATAGAAATGACAATCCAAAAGACAAAAGGAGGAACAGAACAATGA
- a CDS encoding SFCGS family glycine-rich protein produces the protein MSEKKVLVVIGHRMGKGQAVARGVEKAGGTAIVIPGMAADMKLGDVMHENNADLGISFCGSGGAGALTAKTKYGYPAKSELRSVEAACTAVEEGCKVVGLGFLDVEELGQRLVETYRKVHGE, from the coding sequence ATGAGTGAAAAAAAGGTGCTGGTCGTGATCGGACACCGTATGGGGAAAGGTCAGGCCGTCGCCCGCGGAGTGGAAAAGGCCGGGGGAACGGCCATCGTGATTCCGGGAATGGCCGCGGATATGAAGCTGGGGGACGTGATGCATGAAAACAATGCGGACCTCGGGATCAGCTTCTGCGGAAGCGGCGGCGCCGGCGCGCTGACGGCAAAGACCAAATACGGTTATCCGGCAAAATCCGAGCTTCGTTCCGTAGAGGCAGCCTGTACTGCCGTGGAAGAAGGGTGCAAGGTGGTCGGTCTGGGATTTCTGGATGTGGAAGAGCTGGGCCAGAGGCTGGTAGAAACTTATCGCAAGGTCCACGGTGAATAA
- a CDS encoding DUF4312 family protein has translation MLNNLQNKQLLKEISHELVVTASGDSLESVTGKLFQNMRKQIFAEFRKPIIQMEAEEVFFQKVDTKSRTEHFMLFFWPREKVAYTITAKIVVKVKYLDIAKEEL, from the coding sequence ATGCTGAATAATCTGCAAAACAAGCAGCTGCTGAAAGAAATCAGCCACGAGCTTGTGGTTACCGCAAGCGGAGATTCTTTGGAAAGTGTTACAGGCAAGCTTTTCCAGAATATGCGGAAACAAATCTTCGCGGAGTTCCGGAAACCGATTATCCAGATGGAAGCCGAGGAAGTCTTTTTTCAAAAGGTGGATACAAAGAGCCGGACGGAGCATTTTATGCTGTTCTTCTGGCCGAGGGAGAAAGTCGCTTATACCATTACCGCCAAAATCGTGGTGAAAGTAAAGTATCTTGATATTGCGAAGGAGGAGCTTTAA
- a CDS encoding DUF4311 domain-containing protein has protein sequence MLEIILYSLIIGAVGGGCIAAGAARMFHAPEVQAMGSFRTLGEMNACNGDPIAHFSFGLGFFFSSAASAVAAGALTQDVFHRIVTNWGAAVLLLKNRNMEETVWNPRKMMLAGSAVGAVVVVFLNTMSQLIPEKLSLIAKNVLTPATGWLINPVMPAIFWLAAVDAGKVVGIWGTVLGGVSALISGNAVPGIVLGILIGKSAEENGYKSRMVQILIGIVVIMFVAIAYFRGFFGKFVIGS, from the coding sequence ATGTTGGAGATCATTCTTTATTCCTTGATTATCGGGGCTGTCGGCGGGGGCTGTATTGCCGCCGGCGCGGCGCGCATGTTTCACGCGCCGGAAGTACAGGCAATGGGGTCTTTCCGAACACTGGGCGAAATGAACGCCTGCAACGGGGACCCGATCGCCCATTTTTCGTTTGGACTGGGATTTTTCTTTTCCTCAGCGGCTTCAGCTGTCGCGGCCGGTGCCTTGACGCAGGATGTGTTTCACAGAATCGTTACAAACTGGGGCGCGGCGGTTCTGCTGTTGAAAAACAGAAATATGGAGGAGACGGTCTGGAATCCGAGAAAGATGATGCTGGCCGGTTCCGCGGTGGGCGCGGTCGTCGTTGTTTTCCTGAACACCATGTCTCAGCTCATTCCGGAAAAGCTGTCCCTGATTGCAAAAAATGTACTGACCCCTGCCACCGGATGGCTGATCAATCCGGTCATGCCCGCTATTTTCTGGCTGGCCGCTGTTGATGCCGGAAAGGTAGTCGGAATATGGGGGACCGTGCTGGGCGGAGTCTCCGCGCTGATTTCCGGAAATGCGGTGCCCGGTATCGTACTGGGAATTCTGATTGGAAAATCCGCTGAAGAAAACGGCTATAAGAGCAGAATGGTCCAGATATTGATCGGCATCGTGGTGATCATGTTTGTCGCGATCGCTTATTTCAGGGGATTTTTCGGCAAGTTCGTTATCGGTTCATGA
- a CDS encoding DUF4310 family protein → MEKRTFSEKFDAFMMKDSTFILLVMGAAASIFAGTYLFIKFGTGAFNEISIVAMLTDGMSSGDYAAAAGFAAGFLIARILEGPLVGLMDIGGSLMTGVGIGIPAVFLSMGWKFPFSNFFAALIVGAVIGIVIGVVLIIIRKVVPEGMTVGGTSIMMGAGNAVGRYLAPLIVVAATQYNVFAGIGAIVGAAIFYKWGKEMTGGAILGAMILGAIFL, encoded by the coding sequence ATGGAAAAGAGAACATTTTCGGAAAAATTTGATGCCTTCATGATGAAAGACAGTACCTTTATTCTGCTCGTGATGGGAGCGGCCGCCTCGATCTTTGCCGGAACCTATCTGTTTATCAAATTCGGTACCGGCGCGTTTAATGAAATCTCCATCGTCGCCATGCTGACCGACGGGATGAGCAGCGGCGATTACGCGGCAGCCGCGGGCTTTGCCGCTGGGTTCCTGATCGCCAGAATTCTGGAAGGGCCGCTGGTCGGTCTGATGGATATCGGCGGAAGCCTGATGACCGGCGTAGGCATCGGCATCCCGGCAGTGTTTTTGTCCATGGGCTGGAAGTTCCCGTTTTCCAATTTCTTTGCCGCGTTAATCGTAGGCGCGGTGATTGGAATTGTCATTGGTGTTGTGCTGATTATTATCCGCAAGGTAGTGCCGGAAGGCATGACCGTCGGCGGTACCAGCATCATGATGGGCGCCGGCAATGCGGTGGGACGTTACCTTGCTCCGCTGATTGTCGTCGCGGCAACACAGTATAATGTTTTTGCGGGAATCGGCGCGATTGTCGGGGCGGCAATTTTCTACAAGTGGGGCAAAGAAATGACCGGCGGCGCCATTCTGGGCGCCATGATTCTGGGTGCGATTTTTCTGTAA